The following coding sequences lie in one Thermosulfuriphilus ammonigenes genomic window:
- the atpE gene encoding ATP synthase F0 subunit C: MKGFKTLALAALFVLVLSSMAFAAEGAEKMWTGFGFFAAICLGAGLGVGLAGCGCGVGMGHGIRGATEGIARNPEVGGKITVTMILGLALIESLTIYALVVALILLYANPVLPKFLSTLGLG, from the coding sequence ATGAAAGGTTTTAAGACTCTGGCTTTAGCTGCTCTCTTTGTCCTGGTTCTTTCTTCTATGGCTTTTGCCGCCGAAGGCGCTGAGAAGATGTGGACTGGCTTTGGTTTCTTTGCCGCCATCTGCCTGGGCGCTGGCCTGGGTGTCGGGCTGGCTGGTTGTGGCTGCGGTGTGGGCATGGGTCATGGTATCCGTGGCGCCACGGAGGGTATTGCCCGCAATCCGGAGGTCGGCGGTAAGATCACCGTAACCATGATCCTTGGTCTGGCTCTCATCGAGTCGCTGACCATTTATGCTCTGGTTGTGGCCCTTATCCTCCTCTACGCCAACCCTGTTCTGCCGAAGTTCCTGAGCACCCTGGGACTTGGCTAA
- a CDS encoding redox-sensing transcriptional repressor Rex: MTPRRLHISKIALYRLCLYVRELRRLQGERKRLVSSEELAKACGVSPAQIRKDLAYFGHFGIKGLGYQVEDLLVALERILRLNKERRVVLAGVGKLGTALLRFWGANHSHYRFVAAFDVRPDRIGRMINRVMIYPLEQMDYVVDQHQAEMAIITTPPEVAQQVAEDLVRAGIRAILNFAPVTLHLPAKIQVENVDLTLFLDMLATQIEED; this comes from the coding sequence ATGACTCCAAGACGTCTACATATCTCCAAAATAGCCCTCTATCGTCTCTGCCTCTATGTTCGGGAGCTCCGGCGACTGCAAGGAGAGCGAAAAAGGCTTGTTTCCTCAGAGGAATTGGCCAAAGCCTGCGGGGTCTCACCGGCTCAGATTCGAAAAGATCTGGCCTACTTTGGCCATTTCGGAATCAAAGGTTTGGGTTATCAGGTTGAGGATCTTCTGGTGGCCCTGGAAAGGATCCTCCGACTGAATAAGGAAAGGCGGGTGGTTTTGGCCGGAGTCGGGAAGCTGGGAACAGCCCTCTTGCGTTTCTGGGGAGCTAACCACAGCCACTACCGTTTTGTGGCCGCCTTTGATGTTCGGCCAGACAGAATCGGCCGGATGATAAATCGGGTGATGATCTACCCCTTAGAGCAGATGGATTATGTTGTCGATCAACACCAGGCCGAAATGGCCATCATTACCACCCCTCCAGAGGTGGCTCAGCAGGTAGCCGAAGACCTTGTCCGGGCGGGGATCAGAGCTATTCTCAACTTTGCTCCGGTCACCCTTCACCTTCCGGCAAAAATCCAGGTGGAAAACGTAGATCTGACCCTCTTTCTAGATATGCTGGCCACTCAAATAGAAGAGGACTGA
- a CDS encoding ATP-binding cassette domain-containing protein, translating into MAKIRLFKVRQHNLKGFDLEIPREAVVVICGPSGSGKSSLAVDVLYAEGRRRYLEALGLSREAEFRELEPPDMESAEGIPAPVVVTQGVPSGGRRSTVGTISGLYDLLRHIFVWAGTARCLTCGQDLLRMTIDEMVAEVLRLPSGTKLEILAPLKVQGDLKTLARGLLREGYPRIRVGEELYDLSEELPSDLKTREFRVIIDRLVIKEGVKTRLAESLRLSLEISQGFVEILPLNKRPLYLSSRWTCPRCLSPFPEVLPALFSFNQAYGACPRCKGLGLEGQDVCPLCQGRRLSPAALSVYLGSKNIIQWTSLPLSTLVESLSKTLPEIKGEVRREVTRRLIQVLDRRLAPFVAVGLGYLSLLRPLDQLSRGELGRLKLASALGEQLAGALFILDEPTVGLSSKEQATLLELIKSLKASGNTIVVVEHEPSFIEAADWVIELGPGAGDQGGELLYSGPPQGLKDHPGSPTGKILRDGLLLPPLPRSASKQSLSFSGVIHRNLKRLSVELPMGALTAVVGPSGAGKTALLEAIAESLKTGNYLGPPGLKGILVDQALKDVSRSSLPVTYIGAFDEIRRLFAHLPEARMRGYRPGHFSLSVKGGRCEACKGLGYQEVALAFMPPVRLVCSVCQGRRFSGEILEVRYRGLSIAEVLDLSATQAVSFFARVPAICEKVRLLERVGLGYLRLGQPLNTLSGGERQRLKLARYLKEAKPEQVLLLDEPSAGLHPQDLIPLLKVFGELLEAGTTLVLAEHDQFLIDQAHYIIELGPGAGEQGGKLLKVQSSSI; encoded by the coding sequence ATGGCCAAGATACGTCTTTTCAAGGTTAGACAGCACAATCTCAAGGGCTTTGACCTGGAAATCCCCCGGGAGGCCGTGGTGGTTATCTGTGGCCCTTCTGGCAGCGGGAAGTCTTCCCTGGCCGTGGATGTTCTCTATGCCGAAGGAAGACGGCGCTACCTTGAGGCCCTCGGCCTTTCTCGGGAGGCGGAATTCCGAGAACTTGAGCCTCCGGATATGGAGTCTGCAGAGGGAATTCCGGCCCCGGTGGTTGTGACCCAGGGAGTCCCCTCCGGGGGGCGGCGCTCCACCGTAGGAACAATTAGCGGACTCTATGATCTCTTGCGACATATTTTTGTCTGGGCGGGAACCGCCCGCTGTCTTACCTGTGGTCAGGACCTTCTCCGAATGACTATCGACGAAATGGTGGCCGAGGTTCTGCGGTTGCCTTCGGGGACGAAGCTAGAGATTCTGGCCCCCCTAAAGGTGCAGGGAGATCTGAAGACTTTGGCCCGAGGGCTTTTGAGGGAAGGTTATCCGCGGATTCGGGTGGGGGAGGAGCTTTATGATCTCTCTGAAGAGCTTCCCTCTGATCTTAAGACCCGGGAGTTCCGGGTGATCATTGATCGCCTGGTCATCAAGGAGGGAGTAAAGACCAGACTGGCAGAATCTTTGCGTCTGTCCCTAGAAATTTCACAAGGATTTGTAGAAATTTTGCCTCTGAATAAGCGGCCTTTATATCTGAGCAGTCGTTGGACCTGTCCCCGCTGTCTGAGCCCCTTTCCAGAGGTGCTTCCGGCCCTTTTCTCCTTTAACCAAGCCTACGGGGCCTGCCCCAGATGTAAGGGTTTGGGGCTGGAGGGCCAGGATGTCTGCCCTCTTTGTCAGGGAAGACGTCTTTCACCAGCGGCCCTTTCAGTCTATCTGGGATCCAAAAATATCATTCAATGGACCAGCCTCCCCCTTTCAACTTTGGTTGAATCTCTCTCCAAGACCCTTCCAGAAATAAAAGGGGAAGTGCGCCGAGAGGTCACCAGGCGGTTGATCCAGGTCCTGGACAGACGGCTGGCCCCTTTTGTTGCTGTAGGCCTGGGCTATCTCTCTCTCCTGAGACCCCTTGACCAGCTCTCTCGGGGTGAGCTTGGACGCCTTAAGCTGGCCTCAGCCCTGGGGGAACAGCTGGCGGGAGCTCTTTTTATTCTGGATGAACCCACCGTAGGCCTTTCGTCCAAAGAGCAGGCGACTCTCCTCGAGCTTATCAAAAGTCTTAAGGCCTCAGGAAACACCATAGTAGTGGTGGAGCATGAGCCATCTTTCATAGAGGCTGCAGACTGGGTTATCGAGCTGGGCCCCGGGGCCGGAGATCAGGGAGGAGAGCTTTTATACAGTGGCCCCCCTCAGGGCCTTAAGGATCACCCCGGCTCCCCTACGGGTAAAATCCTTCGGGACGGTCTTCTCTTGCCACCACTTCCCAGGTCGGCCTCCAAACAAAGCCTCTCTTTTTCGGGAGTCATCCATCGCAATCTCAAGAGGCTTTCTGTAGAACTTCCTATGGGAGCCCTGACGGCGGTGGTGGGACCATCAGGGGCCGGGAAGACGGCCCTTCTTGAGGCCATTGCTGAATCCCTTAAGACCGGAAACTATCTGGGCCCACCAGGCCTTAAGGGAATTCTGGTTGATCAAGCCCTTAAGGATGTCTCCCGCAGTTCTTTGCCGGTGACCTATATCGGGGCCTTTGATGAGATTCGACGTCTTTTTGCTCATCTGCCGGAGGCCAGGATGAGGGGCTACCGGCCGGGGCATTTCAGTCTTTCGGTTAAAGGTGGGCGTTGTGAGGCCTGTAAAGGGTTGGGCTATCAGGAGGTGGCTTTGGCCTTTATGCCTCCGGTGCGTTTAGTTTGCAGTGTCTGCCAAGGACGGCGTTTTAGTGGGGAAATCCTTGAGGTTCGTTATCGGGGGCTCTCTATCGCTGAGGTCCTGGATCTTTCGGCCACTCAGGCCGTCTCCTTCTTTGCCCGGGTGCCAGCTATCTGCGAAAAGGTCCGTCTGTTGGAGAGAGTTGGTCTTGGTTACCTAAGGCTCGGGCAGCCGCTTAACACCCTCTCTGGAGGAGAAAGGCAGCGCCTTAAGCTGGCCCGTTATCTAAAAGAAGCCAAGCCAGAACAGGTCCTCCTTCTGGATGAACCTAGTGCAGGTCTCCATCCCCAGGACCTGATTCCACTCCTTAAAGTCTTTGGCGAACTCCTGGAGGCCGGAACCACCCTCGTTTTAGCTGAGCATGATCAATTCCTCATTGATCAGGCCCACTATATTATAGAGCTTGGCCCCGGAGCAGGTGAACAGGGGGGTAAGCTGCTTAAGGTTCAGTCCTCTTCTATTTGA
- the pdxA gene encoding 4-hydroxythreonine-4-phosphate dehydrogenase PdxA, giving the protein MPAARPKILITMGCPAGIGPEIVLKALGHPEVYDWCRPEVVGDELLLKETAKRLGLPWPSVPIHSLTNLKGVRPGRPSAATGQASYLYVTWAARACLQGEAEAMVTAPISKWALSLAGVKEPGHTEILARLTGCTRFAMMMAGERLRVVLATIHLALSQVPQTLSLEGLGETICLAYEALRRDFAIDHPRLAVAALNPHAGEEGLFGDEEKRIIQPAIELARAKGIEASGPYPADSLFYRAAQGEFDLVVAMYHDQGLIPFKLLHFRDGVNITIGLPLIRTSVDHGTAYDLAGSGQADESSLLAAIKLAAIAARNRGRDVYGQDTSFQG; this is encoded by the coding sequence ATGCCCGCCGCTAGGCCGAAGATTCTCATTACTATGGGGTGTCCGGCCGGTATTGGTCCGGAGATCGTCCTCAAGGCCCTGGGGCATCCGGAGGTCTACGACTGGTGTCGTCCAGAAGTGGTAGGCGATGAACTCCTGCTTAAAGAGACGGCCAAGAGGCTTGGTCTTCCCTGGCCTTCGGTACCCATTCATTCTCTGACCAATCTAAAGGGAGTTCGTCCGGGTCGTCCCTCGGCCGCAACCGGACAGGCCAGTTATCTTTACGTCACCTGGGCGGCTAGAGCCTGTCTTCAGGGAGAGGCCGAGGCCATGGTTACCGCTCCTATCAGCAAATGGGCCCTCAGCTTGGCCGGAGTTAAGGAGCCGGGGCATACAGAGATCCTGGCCCGCCTGACAGGTTGCACCCGTTTCGCTATGATGATGGCCGGCGAGCGCCTCCGGGTGGTTCTGGCTACCATTCATCTGGCCCTCTCTCAGGTGCCTCAGACCTTGTCTCTGGAGGGCTTGGGGGAGACTATTTGTCTGGCTTATGAAGCCCTTAGGAGGGATTTCGCTATAGATCATCCCCGCTTGGCCGTGGCCGCCCTTAATCCCCATGCCGGAGAAGAGGGGCTTTTTGGCGATGAAGAGAAGCGTATTATCCAGCCGGCTATTGAGCTGGCCCGGGCCAAAGGGATTGAGGCCTCGGGCCCTTATCCGGCCGATAGCCTCTTTTACCGGGCAGCCCAGGGAGAGTTTGATCTGGTGGTGGCCATGTATCACGATCAGGGGCTCATTCCCTTCAAACTCCTCCATTTTCGTGACGGGGTAAACATAACCATCGGACTGCCCCTTATTCGTACCTCCGTGGACCACGGTACGGCCTATGACCTGGCTGGCTCCGGTCAGGCAGATGAATCAAGCCTTCTGGCGGCCATAAAGCTGGCGGCAATAGCCGCCAGGAACCGGGGCCGTGATGTTTATGGCCAAGATACGTCTTTTCAAGGTTAG
- a CDS encoding biotin--[acetyl-CoA-carboxylase] ligase: MSRLTEISLVGKLRTRWLGKRILFFKELPSTQDIAHRLLRYGELSGTVVWADRQSSGRGRLGRSWFSPPHRGLYFSFLLKDIPEEDLPRYGLATALGVARALESLVGVPVHLKWPNDILLQGRKLVGILVEAGAGGAVIGIGINVSHRRQELPEEIRKKATSILEATGLKPSRARLLRHILEALEPLYEGLPHERWSEILTEWRQRDITYGARVILVSGGRRHKGVALGPDEEGFLVFKEPLGKLRRLHSGEILLWEAYARR, encoded by the coding sequence ATGTCCCGTCTGACCGAGATATCTTTGGTTGGCAAACTACGGACCAGGTGGTTGGGCAAAAGGATACTCTTTTTTAAAGAGTTACCCTCTACCCAAGACATTGCCCATCGTCTTCTCCGTTATGGGGAACTTTCGGGAACGGTGGTTTGGGCTGATCGTCAATCCTCCGGTCGAGGCCGCCTGGGACGATCCTGGTTTTCTCCCCCCCATCGGGGGCTCTATTTCTCCTTTCTTCTGAAGGACATCCCCGAGGAGGACCTGCCCCGTTATGGTCTGGCTACCGCTTTAGGAGTGGCCCGGGCCCTTGAGTCCCTGGTGGGTGTTCCCGTTCACCTCAAGTGGCCCAACGATATTCTCCTTCAGGGGCGTAAACTGGTGGGTATCCTGGTGGAGGCTGGAGCCGGGGGAGCGGTGATCGGCATCGGGATCAATGTCTCCCACCGCCGTCAGGAGCTTCCAGAAGAGATTCGTAAAAAGGCCACTTCCATTCTGGAGGCTACCGGCCTTAAGCCCTCTCGGGCCCGGCTCCTACGCCATATCCTGGAGGCCCTAGAGCCCCTTTATGAGGGCCTTCCTCATGAAAGATGGTCCGAGATCCTTACCGAGTGGCGCCAGCGGGATATAACTTATGGCGCTCGGGTAATCTTGGTCTCCGGGGGGCGGCGTCATAAGGGAGTGGCCCTGGGGCCGGACGAGGAGGGGTTTTTGGTTTTTAAGGAGCCTTTAGGGAAACTACGCCGCCTTCATTCAGGAGAGATTCTCCTTTGGGAGGCTTATGCCCGCCGCTAG
- the pyrR gene encoding bifunctional pyr operon transcriptional regulator/uracil phosphoribosyltransferase PyrR, protein MPTSLLMTEKEMSRALSRMAHQIIERNKGCQDLVLIGIRTGGVPLASRLQEKIQEIEGRQVPLGILDITLYRDDWSLAVQQPVVRETKIPFPVDNKTVILVDDVIFTGRTVRAALDALTDFGRPRRIELAVLVDRGHRELPIQPDYVGLTVTTLPDEHVNVRLREIDGQDEVVLERPS, encoded by the coding sequence ATGCCCACAAGCCTTTTAATGACCGAGAAGGAAATGTCCCGGGCTCTGTCCCGGATGGCCCATCAGATCATTGAGCGCAACAAAGGTTGTCAAGATTTGGTACTCATTGGCATCCGTACCGGAGGGGTTCCTTTGGCCTCCAGGCTTCAGGAGAAGATCCAGGAGATCGAGGGGCGACAGGTTCCCCTGGGCATCTTAGATATCACCCTTTATCGCGACGATTGGAGTCTGGCTGTTCAGCAACCAGTGGTTCGAGAGACTAAAATCCCCTTTCCGGTGGATAATAAAACCGTCATTCTGGTAGATGATGTCATCTTTACCGGTCGGACAGTCCGGGCAGCCCTGGATGCCCTTACCGACTTTGGCCGCCCTCGCCGAATTGAACTGGCTGTCCTGGTGGATAGGGGGCATCGAGAGTTGCCCATTCAACCAGATTACGTTGGCCTGACAGTAACCACCCTACCCGATGAACATGTCAATGTCCGGCTTCGAGAGATAGACGGCCAGGATGAGGTTGTCCTGGAGAGGCCTTCTTGA
- the serS gene encoding serine--tRNA ligase produces the protein MLDLRFIRENSDLVKNRLALRGGEYPIDRILELDRRRREILKELEALRAKRNELSQAVGQAKRQGREAPELVAQVKEMAGRMKTLEEELARVEKELRDRLLSIPNLPHDSVPPGNDEEDNQVVKRWGDIQPPDFQPKPHWEIGEALGILDFERAAKITGSRFVVYRGAGARLERALINFMLDLHITRHGYREVLPPFIVNADSMRGTGQLPKFAEDLFKLEGWDYYLVPTAEVPVTNLHRDEILPEEALPLYYTAYTPCFRAEAGSHGRDVRGIVRQHQFNKVELVKFAHPDHSYEELESLLLDAEEVLQLLGLPYRVVILCTGDLGFAASKTYDIEVWLPGQNRFCEISSCSNFEDFQARRANIRFRPSNKKSKPQYVHTLNGSGLAVGRTVVAILENYQQADGSVIVPEALRPYMGGLDRLLPEEGLK, from the coding sequence GTGCTTGATCTGCGCTTTATCCGAGAAAATTCGGATCTGGTTAAGAACCGATTAGCTCTGCGAGGAGGAGAGTACCCCATTGATCGAATTCTGGAACTCGATCGTCGACGGAGAGAGATCCTGAAGGAGCTGGAGGCCCTAAGGGCCAAGAGAAACGAGCTCTCTCAGGCTGTAGGTCAAGCCAAAAGACAGGGCCGGGAGGCTCCAGAGTTGGTGGCCCAGGTAAAGGAGATGGCCGGCCGGATGAAGACCTTAGAGGAGGAACTCGCCAGGGTAGAGAAAGAGCTTCGAGACCGTCTTCTCTCCATTCCCAATCTGCCTCATGATTCTGTGCCCCCAGGAAACGACGAAGAAGACAACCAGGTAGTCAAGCGTTGGGGAGATATTCAGCCTCCAGACTTTCAACCCAAACCCCATTGGGAGATCGGCGAGGCTTTAGGAATTCTTGACTTTGAGCGGGCGGCCAAGATCACCGGCTCCCGATTTGTGGTCTACAGGGGTGCTGGAGCCCGGCTGGAAAGGGCCCTAATCAACTTCATGCTCGATCTCCACATCACCCGTCACGGTTATCGAGAGGTTCTACCACCTTTTATTGTCAACGCTGACTCCATGCGGGGTACCGGACAACTTCCCAAATTTGCAGAGGACTTATTCAAACTGGAGGGTTGGGACTACTATTTAGTGCCCACCGCCGAGGTCCCGGTAACAAACCTTCACCGGGATGAAATTCTTCCCGAAGAGGCTCTACCTCTTTATTATACCGCTTACACTCCGTGTTTCCGGGCCGAGGCCGGATCTCATGGACGAGACGTTCGAGGAATTGTTCGTCAGCATCAATTCAATAAGGTGGAATTGGTAAAGTTCGCCCACCCAGACCATTCCTACGAGGAACTGGAATCCCTCCTCCTTGACGCCGAAGAAGTTCTTCAGCTCTTGGGGCTGCCTTACCGGGTGGTGATCCTTTGTACCGGCGATCTGGGTTTTGCCGCCAGTAAGACCTATGACATCGAAGTTTGGCTCCCCGGCCAGAATCGTTTCTGCGAGATCTCCTCCTGTAGCAACTTCGAGGACTTTCAGGCCCGGCGGGCCAATATTCGCTTTCGGCCTTCAAACAAGAAGAGTAAACCCCAATATGTTCACACCCTAAATGGCTCCGGGCTGGCGGTAGGCCGAACCGTAGTGGCTATTTTAGAAAATTATCAACAGGCCGATGGCAGTGTCATTGTCCCAGAGGCCTTAAGGCCTTATATGGGCGGCCTTGACCGACTCTTACCCGAAGAGGGTTTAAAATAA
- a CDS encoding chemotaxis protein CheD, whose product MRRILVTKGKIAVSKEKEDILVAPSIGAGVAVAVYDVQAKVGGLLHALAPTASLAPGPEGLFIDTGLKKLFSLLKEAGSSLKELRIVLAGAGRFFSAPKALDLGAINAQAVTTALKKAGFSPIDSHLGRHLNSELRLKIDQGETVIVFKGEGEIRV is encoded by the coding sequence ATGAGGCGTATTCTGGTCACCAAAGGTAAAATCGCCGTAAGTAAAGAAAAGGAAGACATCTTGGTGGCTCCTTCAATCGGGGCCGGAGTGGCCGTGGCCGTCTATGATGTTCAGGCAAAGGTTGGGGGGCTTCTTCACGCCCTTGCTCCTACCGCCTCACTGGCTCCAGGGCCGGAAGGGCTTTTTATAGATACGGGCCTCAAAAAACTTTTCTCTCTCCTTAAAGAAGCCGGCTCAAGCCTAAAGGAGCTGCGAATAGTTCTGGCTGGAGCCGGACGCTTCTTCTCCGCCCCCAAGGCCCTAGATTTAGGAGCCATAAACGCCCAGGCCGTAACCACAGCCCTTAAAAAGGCCGGATTTTCTCCTATTGATTCCCACCTTGGCCGCCACCTTAATTCCGAACTTCGCCTTAAGATAGACCAGGGGGAAACGGTCATTGTCTTTAAGGGTGAGGGAGAAATAAGGGTATGA
- a CDS encoding HDOD domain-containing protein, with product MILEFIYEKLDVVPVFPKIAHRVLQMLDDPKTTIPELARVIRYDPAITANFLKYCNSAYFGPAQKVTSLEVALSLLGQEEIRKIIMLSCSAPYLNQALEGYDLSPEELWDHSMGAAVASQILAEAVGFSDRATLFTAALLHDIGEIVLNLFVHDFREELIQMSQEGLSFTEAEWQVLGGDHAIIGSELLRRWEFPEEIVRAIREHHDPDLFIQSDLSALVALSDIFLRELGIGIGADGFRYHLDDRLVKKFDLSPQKVLQLIIKVWQEFQKIKESIAI from the coding sequence ATGATCCTTGAATTTATCTACGAGAAGCTGGATGTTGTCCCCGTTTTCCCCAAAATAGCTCATCGAGTACTCCAGATGCTGGATGATCCCAAGACAACCATTCCCGAGTTGGCCAGGGTTATCCGCTACGATCCAGCCATTACCGCTAATTTCCTCAAGTATTGCAACTCAGCCTATTTCGGGCCTGCCCAGAAGGTCACCTCTTTAGAGGTGGCCCTTTCTCTCCTGGGGCAGGAAGAGATCCGTAAAATCATCATGCTCTCCTGCAGCGCCCCCTATCTTAATCAGGCCCTAGAAGGCTACGATCTTTCTCCAGAGGAGCTGTGGGATCATTCCATGGGGGCGGCAGTAGCCAGCCAGATTCTGGCCGAGGCAGTGGGGTTCAGCGATCGAGCCACCCTTTTTACCGCCGCACTCCTTCACGATATCGGCGAGATTGTTCTTAATCTGTTTGTCCATGATTTCCGAGAAGAGCTTATCCAGATGAGCCAGGAGGGGCTGTCCTTCACCGAGGCTGAGTGGCAGGTCTTAGGTGGGGATCACGCCATCATTGGCTCCGAGCTTTTGCGGCGCTGGGAGTTCCCCGAAGAAATCGTCCGGGCTATCCGCGAACATCATGATCCAGACCTCTTCATCCAATCAGATTTGTCGGCTTTGGTGGCCCTCTCAGATATCTTTCTTCGAGAGCTGGGGATCGGGATTGGGGCCGACGGCTTCCGTTATCATCTTGATGACCGTTTGGTGAAAAAATTTGACCTCAGCCCCCAGAAAGTTCTGCAGCTGATAATCAAAGTTTGGCAGGAATTTCAAAAGATAAAAGAGAGTATAGCCATCTAA
- a CDS encoding phosphoribosylanthranilate isomerase: protein MVRVKICGITHLTDALAAVEAGVHALGFVFFPRSPRYISPDRAREIVSSLPPFVTTVGVFVDESPGHIKEILDAVGLDLVQLHGQEPPETCKALFPRVIKAFRLKGPEDLPQIEAYRQVVRAILLDTYRPGIPGGTGECFDWHLALSAKPFGLPLILAGGLGPNNVRRAIETVDPYGLDVSSGVEISPGRKDPQKIKALMAQL, encoded by the coding sequence TTGGTAAGGGTAAAGATCTGTGGCATTACACACTTAACCGATGCTCTGGCAGCGGTAGAGGCCGGCGTTCATGCCTTAGGTTTTGTCTTTTTCCCTCGTAGCCCCCGATACATAAGTCCTGATCGGGCCCGAGAGATCGTCTCCAGTCTTCCGCCTTTTGTGACTACAGTGGGAGTTTTTGTAGATGAATCTCCGGGTCACATAAAGGAGATCCTGGACGCCGTGGGTCTTGATCTGGTTCAGCTCCACGGTCAGGAGCCACCTGAAACCTGTAAAGCCCTTTTCCCCAGGGTTATCAAGGCCTTTCGCCTTAAGGGGCCCGAGGATCTGCCTCAGATTGAGGCCTATCGTCAGGTAGTTCGGGCCATTCTTCTGGATACCTATCGCCCGGGTATCCCTGGCGGCACTGGGGAGTGTTTTGACTGGCATCTGGCCTTATCGGCCAAGCCCTTTGGGCTTCCGTTAATTTTAGCCGGAGGGCTTGGTCCGAATAACGTCCGCCGGGCCATAGAAACCGTGGACCCTTATGGTCTTGATGTTAGCTCCGGGGTGGAGATTTCTCCTGGCAGGAAAGACCCTCAGAAGATAAAGGCCCTTATGGCCCAACTTTAG
- a CDS encoding ABC transporter permease, translated as MRGWVAVYLRELLIIKHRLWRLLLSFAISPTLYLIAFGLGIGRDVQVGERPYLEFLIPGLVAMSSMVQGFGINVEINVARFYLKVFEEFQAAPIGPLAYVLGEVATGVTRSLMSVAIILLIAVPAGVGLSLGVFFWLAVVLNSTIFAALGVASAMLIKSHADQALVTNFIITPMAFLGGTFFPVENMPHVVQFFLKLLPLTHASAAIRQVALGGAPLLESYYILTALCLASLALAYWSVDKARD; from the coding sequence GTGAGGGGCTGGGTGGCTGTTTATCTGCGAGAGCTTTTAATCATCAAACATCGTCTCTGGCGTCTTTTGCTCTCTTTCGCCATCTCGCCGACCCTTTATCTTATCGCCTTTGGTCTAGGCATTGGACGAGATGTCCAGGTGGGTGAACGGCCCTATCTGGAGTTTCTTATTCCCGGCCTGGTGGCCATGAGTTCTATGGTGCAGGGGTTTGGTATCAATGTGGAGATAAACGTGGCCCGTTTTTATCTCAAGGTCTTTGAGGAGTTCCAGGCGGCTCCCATTGGCCCTCTGGCCTACGTTTTAGGAGAGGTGGCCACCGGTGTGACCCGATCCCTGATGTCTGTGGCCATTATTCTTCTTATTGCTGTACCGGCGGGAGTTGGTCTTTCCTTGGGAGTCTTTTTTTGGTTGGCAGTGGTCCTCAACTCAACCATCTTTGCTGCCTTGGGAGTGGCCTCGGCCATGCTGATCAAGAGCCATGCCGATCAGGCCTTGGTGACCAACTTTATCATCACCCCCATGGCCTTTCTCGGAGGAACTTTCTTTCCGGTGGAGAACATGCCTCATGTCGTCCAGTTTTTTCTCAAACTTTTGCCGCTTACCCATGCCTCAGCGGCCATTCGCCAGGTGGCCTTAGGAGGAGCCCCTCTTTTGGAAAGTTACTACATCCTGACGGCCCTCTGCCTAGCCAGCCTGGCTTTAGCCTACTGGTCGGTGGATAAGGCCAGAGATTAA
- a CDS encoding ABC transporter ATP-binding protein, translated as MSDKSSAAIVVEDLRKDYGRIKALRGVSFRVESGELFALLGPNGAGKTTTIRILTGLTRATSGQAFIEGVSVFEQSLKLKRLIGLVPQATNLDLELTVAENLFIHGLLYQLKLPEIKKRTREVLDYIELWPRARSKVKTLSGGMRRRLLIARALLHRPQVLFLDEPTVGLDPHIRRRLWSLIKRIQRQGTTILLTTHYIEEAEFLADRVAFIDLGKIIVCDTPANLMARLGQFAVDFTDERGLHTRYFQDQDAAQKEALVLSGQGYAVTIRRVNLEDAFVSLTGRKAA; from the coding sequence TTGTCTGATAAGTCTTCGGCGGCCATAGTAGTCGAGGATCTGCGTAAGGACTATGGTCGAATAAAGGCCTTAAGAGGCGTAAGCTTTAGGGTAGAGTCCGGGGAGCTCTTTGCCCTTTTGGGGCCCAACGGGGCTGGCAAGACCACCACTATTCGTATCCTTACCGGCCTGACCAGGGCCACCTCGGGTCAGGCCTTTATTGAAGGGGTTTCGGTCTTTGAACAATCCCTAAAACTCAAGCGTCTCATTGGCCTGGTGCCCCAGGCTACCAATCTTGATTTGGAGCTCACCGTAGCGGAAAATCTTTTCATCCACGGTCTTCTTTACCAGCTGAAGCTGCCAGAGATTAAGAAGCGCACCCGGGAAGTCCTAGACTATATTGAGCTCTGGCCCCGGGCCCGTAGCAAGGTAAAGACCCTCTCCGGGGGGATGAGACGACGTCTTTTAATTGCTCGGGCCCTACTTCATCGTCCGCAGGTCCTCTTTCTGGATGAGCCCACGGTAGGGCTTGATCCTCACATCAGGCGTCGGCTCTGGTCTCTTATTAAACGCATTCAGCGTCAGGGAACAACCATTCTCCTGACCACTCACTACATTGAAGAGGCGGAGTTTTTGGCTGACAGGGTAGCCTTTATTGATTTGGGTAAGATAATCGTCTGCGATACCCCGGCCAATCTCATGGCCCGTCTGGGCCAGTTTGCCGTGGACTTTACCGATGAGCGAGGCCTTCACACCCGCTATTTTCAAGATCAAGATGCCGCTCAAAAAGAGGCCCTTGTCCTTTCGGGGCAGGGTTATGCAGTCACTATCCGACGGGTCAACCTGGAGGATGCCTTTGTCAGCCTTACCGGGAGGAAGGCGGCGTGA